A region of Nostoc sp. 'Peltigera membranacea cyanobiont' N6 DNA encodes the following proteins:
- the dxs gene encoding 1-deoxy-D-xylulose-5-phosphate synthase, with the protein MHLSEITHPNQLHGLSVRQLQQIARQIRDKHLQTVAVNGGHLGPGLGVVELTLGLYQTLDLDRDKVIWDVGHQAYPHKLLTGRYDRFHTLRQKDGVAGYLKLCENKFDHFGAGHASTSISAALGMALARDLKGEKFKAVAVIGDGALTGGMALEAINHAGHMPKTNLLVVLNDNDMSISRNVGAIPRYLNKMRLSQPVQFIKDNLEEQFKQIPFVGESLSPELGRIKEGMKRLAVPKVGAVFEELGFTYIGPVDGHNLEELIATFQQAHQIQGPVLVHVATVKGKGYEIAELDQVGYHAQSPFNVATGKAIPSSKPKPPAYAKVFSHTLVKLAEQNPKIVGITAAMATGTGLDKLQAKLPNQYIDVGIAEQHAITLAAGLATQGMRPVAAIYSTFLQRAYDQIIHDVCIQNLPVFFCLDRAGIVGSDGPTHQGMYDIAYLRCIPNIVIMAPKDEAELQRMVVTGVNHTSGPIAMRYPRGNGYGVPLMEEGWEPLEIGKSEILRTGDDVLIVAYGTMVYPGMQAAEILSEHGIEATVINARFVKPLDTELILPLAKKIGRVITLEEGCIMGGFGSAIVEALMDADILVPVKRFGVPDVLVDHAEPDESKTELGLTSHQIAERVLSAFFKQQVSAVV; encoded by the coding sequence ATGCATCTGAGCGAAATCACCCATCCTAATCAGTTGCACGGTTTATCTGTTCGCCAACTACAACAGATTGCCCGTCAGATTCGAGATAAGCATCTCCAAACCGTAGCAGTTAATGGTGGACACTTGGGGCCAGGGTTGGGTGTTGTAGAATTAACGCTAGGACTTTACCAAACACTGGACTTAGATCGGGATAAAGTGATTTGGGATGTAGGACACCAAGCCTATCCCCACAAACTCCTTACAGGACGCTACGATCGCTTCCACACCCTCAGACAAAAGGACGGAGTTGCTGGTTATCTCAAACTCTGTGAAAACAAGTTTGACCACTTCGGGGCTGGACATGCTTCTACAAGTATTTCCGCAGCATTGGGCATGGCTTTAGCGCGAGACTTGAAAGGCGAAAAATTTAAAGCCGTTGCTGTGATTGGGGATGGGGCGCTGACTGGCGGTATGGCTTTAGAAGCCATCAACCACGCGGGACACATGCCGAAAACTAACCTGTTGGTTGTTCTCAACGACAACGACATGTCTATATCTCGCAACGTCGGCGCGATTCCCCGCTATCTGAACAAAATGCGCCTCAGCCAGCCGGTGCAATTTATCAAAGATAATCTTGAGGAACAATTCAAGCAAATTCCCTTCGTGGGTGAATCTTTGTCTCCCGAACTCGGACGCATCAAAGAAGGTATGAAACGTTTGGCTGTTCCCAAGGTAGGGGCAGTTTTTGAAGAACTCGGTTTTACCTACATTGGCCCAGTAGATGGGCATAATCTCGAAGAATTGATTGCTACCTTCCAACAAGCACATCAAATACAAGGCCCAGTTTTGGTACACGTAGCCACAGTTAAGGGCAAAGGCTATGAAATTGCTGAACTAGATCAAGTTGGCTACCACGCCCAAAGCCCATTCAACGTTGCAACCGGCAAAGCCATTCCTTCCAGCAAACCCAAACCACCGGCTTATGCCAAAGTCTTTTCTCACACTCTGGTGAAACTCGCCGAACAAAACCCCAAAATCGTTGGGATTACTGCGGCGATGGCAACGGGGACAGGTTTAGATAAACTTCAAGCCAAACTGCCCAATCAATATATTGATGTCGGCATTGCTGAACAACACGCAATTACCCTAGCAGCCGGACTTGCAACTCAAGGGATGCGCCCCGTAGCCGCCATTTATTCTACCTTTTTGCAACGCGCTTACGACCAGATAATTCACGATGTCTGCATCCAAAATCTGCCAGTATTTTTCTGCTTAGATCGGGCCGGAATTGTTGGATCTGATGGCCCCACTCACCAGGGCATGTATGACATCGCTTATCTGCGTTGCATTCCCAACATTGTAATCATGGCACCGAAAGACGAAGCAGAACTGCAACGCATGGTAGTAACTGGTGTTAACCATACCAGTGGCCCGATCGCTATGCGCTATCCTCGTGGCAATGGCTACGGCGTTCCCCTAATGGAGGAAGGTTGGGAACCTTTGGAAATTGGTAAAAGCGAAATTCTCCGCACTGGCGATGATGTGTTAATCGTCGCTTATGGCACAATGGTCTATCCAGGAATGCAGGCTGCGGAAATTCTCAGCGAACATGGCATTGAAGCAACTGTAATCAATGCCCGTTTTGTTAAGCCTTTGGATACCGAGTTGATTTTACCCTTAGCTAAGAAAATTGGCCGTGTCATCACCCTAGAAGAAGGTTGTATCATGGGTGGCTTTGGTAGTGCGATCGTTGAAGCTTTAATGGATGCAGATATTCTCGTTCCTGTCAAGCGATTCGGTGTCCCAGATGTGTTAGTAGATCATGCTGAACCCGATGAATCTAAAACAGAACTAGGTTTAACTAGTCATCAAATAGCAGAGAGAGTTTTGTCAGCTTTCTTTAAGCAGCAAGTATCTGCTGTCGTCTAG